In a single window of the Podarcis raffonei isolate rPodRaf1 chromosome 14, rPodRaf1.pri, whole genome shotgun sequence genome:
- the LOC128402164 gene encoding acyl-coenzyme A synthetase ACSM4, mitochondrial-like isoform X2, with translation MVTDREGIILMPGISQLTAKDIQHRLQASKAKCIITTDAVAPAVDSIAGSCNFLQTKLVVSEGPRDGWLNFKELCKEAPDSHACVRTKIHDPMVIYFTSGTTGAPKMAEHSQGSLGFRPITHKRYWLDLTPADIMWSTADTGWVVASLGSVFEPWALGSCVFIHSLQQIESTIILNTLSRFPITTILGPPTLFRMLAQSDLTSYKFMSLQYCLSGGEPLNPEVMEQWKSMTGLHIYDLYGQTETGVICAVKKGMKIKPGSMGKACAPYQVEIIDEEANVLPPGKEGEIGIRVKPQRPLGFFSRYVDNPEKTAATVRGDFYLTGDRGLMDKDGYFWFIGRADDVINSSGYRIGPFEIESALLEHPAVAEAAAVSSPDPLRGEVVKAFVVLSPAYTLQDKAKLTLQLQEHVKKVTAPYKYPRKMEFVKELPKTVTGKIRRNELRNKEWGRV, from the exons GAATCATCCTTATGCCTGGAATATCCCAGTTAACAGCAAAAGACATTCAGCACAGACTTCAGGCATCGAAGGCCAAGTGTATCATCACCACAGACGCTGTGGCCCCTGCAGTGGATTCCATTGCAGGCAGCTGCAACTTCCTGCAAACCAAGCTGGTGGTATCTGAAGGCCCGAGGGATGGGTGGCTGAATTTCAAAGAACTCTGCAA AGAGGCTCCTGACAGCCATGCTTGCGTGAGAACAAAGATCCATGATCCAATGGTTATTTACTTCACCAGTGGAACGACGGGAGCTCCAAAGATGGCTGAGCATTCCCAAGGGAGTCTTGGCTTTCGGCCCATCACCCACAAAAG ATACTGGCTGGATTTGACCCCTGCTGACATTATGTGGTCCACTGCAGATACAGGATGGGTGGTGGCTTCTCTGGGGTCTGTTTTTGAACCATGGGCTTTGGGTTCCTGCGTCTTCATACACAGCCTGCAGCAAATAGAATCCACAATTATCCTGAAT ACTCTGTCCCGGTTTCCCATCACCACCATCCTGGGTCCTCCAACCTTGTTCCGCATGTTGGCACAGAGCGATCTCACCAG TTATAAGTTCATGAGTCTGCAGTACTGCTTAAGTGGAGGGGAACCTCTGAATCCTGAAGTGATGGAGCAGTGGAAGAGCATGACAGGACTGCACATCTATGATCTCTATGGACAGACGGAAACA GGTGTGATTTGTGCGGTTAAAAAAGGGATGAAAATTAAACCCGGTTCAATGGGAAAGGCATGTGCACCATATCAAGTCGAG ATCATAGATGAAGAAGCAAATGTTCTGCCACCTGGGAAAGAAGGAGAAATAGGCATCAGAGTGAAGCCCCAAAGACCCCTTGGTTTCTTCTCTCGCTATGTA GATAACCCAGAGAAAACAGCTGCAACAGTACGAGGGGATTTTTACCTTACTGGGGACAGAGGACTGATGGATAAAGATGGATACTTTTGGTTTATCGGGAGAGCTGACGATGTCATCAATTCTTCAGG GTATCGCATTGGACCATTTGAAATAGAAAGTGCCCTTTTGGAACATCCAGCGGTAGCAGAAGCCGCAGCTGTCAGCAGTCCAGACCCACTCAGAGGAGAG GTGGTGAAAGCATTTGTGGTCCTGTCCCCAGCCTACACACTCCAAGACAAGGCAAAATTAACACTCCAGTTGCAGGAGCACGTCAAGAAAGTTACTGCTCCATACAAATATCCAAGGAAG ATGGAGTTTGTCAAGGAGCTGCCGAAGACAGTCACGGGGAAAATCAGACGGAACGAGTTAAGAAACAAAGAATGGGGGCGAGTTTGA
- the LOC128402163 gene encoding acyl-coenzyme A synthetase ACSM3, mitochondrial-like isoform X1, whose product MAGARKLLSRIPVLKSFSAFKLPCRIMSQPCSGSPFLDFSDTEALYKNVPDHFNFAHDVLDQWSQKEKDRKRASSPALWWVSGKGEEVQWSFEELAFLTRKAANVLSKACNLQKGDRIVIILPRVPEWWLITVGCIRAGVTFIPATTLLTAQDILYRLQKSRAKCIVTNDALAPLIDSLASDCQFLKTRMLVSKGTSREGWLNFHDLLNAADGDHQPVKTRSQDPMTIYFTSGTTGYPKMVEHSCSSLGIGLTVVGRYWMDLNPSDVIWGFSDTGWIKFVFSNLYPTWIQGACIFQHGMLQFEPTTVLNTLAKYPVTTFCGPPTVYRMLLQHNIGRYKFKSLRRCLSGGEGNSPEVMEQWKAQTGVGIREGYGQTETTMLCSTRRDMKVKPGFAGTPAPPFDVQIIDEHCNRLPPGEEGDIAVKIKPKRPLGLFTCYVDDPEKTAATERGDFYITGDRGFMDEEGYVQFVARADDVILSSGYRIGPSEVENALMEHPAVAEAAVVSSPDPVRGEVVKAFVVLSPVYQSHDKEQLILELQTHAKKVTAPYKYPRKAKFVQDLPKTISGKIQRKELRLKEWGNA is encoded by the exons ATGGCAGGGGCAAGGAAGCTTCTCTCCAGAATTCCAGTTTTAAAGTCTTTTAGTGCTTTCAAATTGCCTTGTAGAATCATGAGTCAACCTTGCAGTGGATCTCCATTTCTGGATTTCTCAGACACTGAAGCCCTCTACAAAAATGTGCCAGACCATTTTAATTTTGCACATGATGTCCTGGATCAATGGAGCCAAAAGGAAAAG GATAGAAAGAGAGCTTCCAGTCCTGCTCTTTGGTGGGTAAGTGGGAAAGGCGAGGAGGTGCAGTGGAGCTTTGAGGAGCTGGCATTCTTAACCAGGAAAGCAGCCAACGTCCTCTCCAAGGCTTGCAATCTGCAGAAGGGAGACCGAATCGTCATCATCCTCCCCAGGGTGCCTGAGTGGTGGCTGATCACTGTGGGCTGCATCAGAGCAG GTGTCACCTTCATCCCAGCCACGACACTATTGACTGCTCAAGACATCTTGTACCGGCTCCAAAAGTCTCGGGCCAAATGCATAGTTACAAATGACGCCTTGGCTCCATTGATTGACTCTCTTGCATCTGATTGCCAGTTCCTGAAAACTCGGATGTTGGTCTCCAAAGGCACCAGCAGAGAAGGATGGCTGAACTTCCATGACCTGCTGAA TGCCGCAGACGGTGATCATCAGCCTGTCAAAACAAGGAGTCAAGATCCAATGACCATCTACTTTACCAGTGGAACCACGGGTTATCCCAAAATGGTGGAACACTCCTGCAGCAGTTTGGGGATTGGGCTGACAGTTGTTGGAAG GTACTGGATGGACCTGAATCCTTCTGATGTGATCTGGGGTTTCTCTGACACAGGCTGGATCAAATTTGTCTTCAGCAATTTGTACCCTACATGGATCCAAGGGGCGTGCATCTTTCAGCATGGCATGCTCCAGTTCGAGCCAACGACTGTTCTCAAT ACCCTCGCCAAGTATCCCGTGACAACTTTCTGTGGCCCCCCAACTGTTTATCGTATGCTTCTGCAGCACAACATTGGAAG ATACAAGTTCAAGAGCCTGAGACGGTGCCTGAGTGGTGGGGAAGGCAACAGCCCTGAAGTGATGGAGCAGTGGAAAGCGCAGACAGGAGTGGGAATCCGTGAAGGCTATGGACAGACAGAGACA ACTATGTTATGTTCGACTAGGAGAGATATGAAAGTCAAGCCTGGCTTTGCTGGAACGCCTGCTCCTCCATTTGATGTCCAG ATAATAGATGAACATTGCAATCGCCTACCTCCTGGGGAAGAAGGAGACATTGCTGTTAAAATCAAGCCCAAAAGGCCCTTGGGTCTCTTCACCTGCTATGTG GATGACCCTGAGAAAACAGCTGCAACAGAGCGTGGGGACTTCTACATCACCGGGGACAGAGGGTTCATGGATGAAGAGGGATATGTCCAGTTTGTGGCAAGAGCCGATGACGTTATCTTGTCCTCTGG GTATCGCATTGGGCCATCAGAAGTAGAAAATGCCTTGATGGAGCACCCGGCAGTGGCAGAAGCAGCTGTCGTCAGCAGCCCAGATCCTGTCCGAGGAGAG GTTGTGAAAGCTTTCGTCGTCCTGTCGCCAGTTTATCAGTCACATGACAAAGAACAATTAATTCTTGAACTGCAAACACATGCCAAGAAAGTGACAGCTCCTTACAAGTACCCCCGAAAGGCAA AGTTTGTTCAAGACCTACCCAAGACAatttctgggaaaatccagaggaAGGAGTTGAGGCTGAAAGAGTGGGGGAATGCCTAA
- the LOC128402163 gene encoding acyl-coenzyme A synthetase ACSM3, mitochondrial-like isoform X2 — translation MSQPCSGSPFLDFSDTEALYKNVPDHFNFAHDVLDQWSQKEKDRKRASSPALWWVSGKGEEVQWSFEELAFLTRKAANVLSKACNLQKGDRIVIILPRVPEWWLITVGCIRAGVTFIPATTLLTAQDILYRLQKSRAKCIVTNDALAPLIDSLASDCQFLKTRMLVSKGTSREGWLNFHDLLNAADGDHQPVKTRSQDPMTIYFTSGTTGYPKMVEHSCSSLGIGLTVVGRYWMDLNPSDVIWGFSDTGWIKFVFSNLYPTWIQGACIFQHGMLQFEPTTVLNTLAKYPVTTFCGPPTVYRMLLQHNIGRYKFKSLRRCLSGGEGNSPEVMEQWKAQTGVGIREGYGQTETTMLCSTRRDMKVKPGFAGTPAPPFDVQIIDEHCNRLPPGEEGDIAVKIKPKRPLGLFTCYVDDPEKTAATERGDFYITGDRGFMDEEGYVQFVARADDVILSSGYRIGPSEVENALMEHPAVAEAAVVSSPDPVRGEVVKAFVVLSPVYQSHDKEQLILELQTHAKKVTAPYKYPRKAKFVQDLPKTISGKIQRKELRLKEWGNA, via the exons ATGAGTCAACCTTGCAGTGGATCTCCATTTCTGGATTTCTCAGACACTGAAGCCCTCTACAAAAATGTGCCAGACCATTTTAATTTTGCACATGATGTCCTGGATCAATGGAGCCAAAAGGAAAAG GATAGAAAGAGAGCTTCCAGTCCTGCTCTTTGGTGGGTAAGTGGGAAAGGCGAGGAGGTGCAGTGGAGCTTTGAGGAGCTGGCATTCTTAACCAGGAAAGCAGCCAACGTCCTCTCCAAGGCTTGCAATCTGCAGAAGGGAGACCGAATCGTCATCATCCTCCCCAGGGTGCCTGAGTGGTGGCTGATCACTGTGGGCTGCATCAGAGCAG GTGTCACCTTCATCCCAGCCACGACACTATTGACTGCTCAAGACATCTTGTACCGGCTCCAAAAGTCTCGGGCCAAATGCATAGTTACAAATGACGCCTTGGCTCCATTGATTGACTCTCTTGCATCTGATTGCCAGTTCCTGAAAACTCGGATGTTGGTCTCCAAAGGCACCAGCAGAGAAGGATGGCTGAACTTCCATGACCTGCTGAA TGCCGCAGACGGTGATCATCAGCCTGTCAAAACAAGGAGTCAAGATCCAATGACCATCTACTTTACCAGTGGAACCACGGGTTATCCCAAAATGGTGGAACACTCCTGCAGCAGTTTGGGGATTGGGCTGACAGTTGTTGGAAG GTACTGGATGGACCTGAATCCTTCTGATGTGATCTGGGGTTTCTCTGACACAGGCTGGATCAAATTTGTCTTCAGCAATTTGTACCCTACATGGATCCAAGGGGCGTGCATCTTTCAGCATGGCATGCTCCAGTTCGAGCCAACGACTGTTCTCAAT ACCCTCGCCAAGTATCCCGTGACAACTTTCTGTGGCCCCCCAACTGTTTATCGTATGCTTCTGCAGCACAACATTGGAAG ATACAAGTTCAAGAGCCTGAGACGGTGCCTGAGTGGTGGGGAAGGCAACAGCCCTGAAGTGATGGAGCAGTGGAAAGCGCAGACAGGAGTGGGAATCCGTGAAGGCTATGGACAGACAGAGACA ACTATGTTATGTTCGACTAGGAGAGATATGAAAGTCAAGCCTGGCTTTGCTGGAACGCCTGCTCCTCCATTTGATGTCCAG ATAATAGATGAACATTGCAATCGCCTACCTCCTGGGGAAGAAGGAGACATTGCTGTTAAAATCAAGCCCAAAAGGCCCTTGGGTCTCTTCACCTGCTATGTG GATGACCCTGAGAAAACAGCTGCAACAGAGCGTGGGGACTTCTACATCACCGGGGACAGAGGGTTCATGGATGAAGAGGGATATGTCCAGTTTGTGGCAAGAGCCGATGACGTTATCTTGTCCTCTGG GTATCGCATTGGGCCATCAGAAGTAGAAAATGCCTTGATGGAGCACCCGGCAGTGGCAGAAGCAGCTGTCGTCAGCAGCCCAGATCCTGTCCGAGGAGAG GTTGTGAAAGCTTTCGTCGTCCTGTCGCCAGTTTATCAGTCACATGACAAAGAACAATTAATTCTTGAACTGCAAACACATGCCAAGAAAGTGACAGCTCCTTACAAGTACCCCCGAAAGGCAA AGTTTGTTCAAGACCTACCCAAGACAatttctgggaaaatccagaggaAGGAGTTGAGGCTGAAAGAGTGGGGGAATGCCTAA